GGTAAGGTCATCATGTTCAGCTCCCATACGACGGAGGGAGCGCGTATAACGATTGAAGCCCTGAAAGAAGGCGCCGTCGACTTCGTAACCAAGCCCGATACGGGCGGCAGAGAAACGCCGGTCGAGTATATTCGGCGAAAGCTGCTATCACGTATTATCGAACTTGCGGAGGCCGTTGAGACGGTTGCACCTGCGCGGCCGGCAGCGGTCAAGCCGCATGAGCTGGCCCGAACCGATGCACTGCCGGCCTCGTTTGATGTTGCCGCCATCGGCATCTCCACAGGCGGGCCCGTCGCACTGCGCAAGCTCTTTCAGAACTTCGTACGCCCTCCGCGTGGAGCCCTGCTTATCGTACAGCATATGCCTCCGGTCTTTACGCGACAGCTCGCAGAAAGCCTGCAAGCCGAATCGAACATCCCCACGGTCGAGGCCGTCGATGGTATGAAAATCGAACCTGGAACGGCCTATATCGCGCCCGGCGGCTTTCACCTTGCCCTGGAACGAAAGGCCGACGGCGTCTACGCACGAATCCTGGATACGGAACCGGAAAACAGCTGCAAGCCCTCGGTGGACGTCCTTTTCAGGCATGTGGCCGAAGTCTATCGGGGTCGGGCCGTCGGCATCATCATGACGGGCATGGGCCACGACGGCCACAAAGGCATGATCGAAATGAAGAAAGTCGGATGTTACCTTATTGCGCAATCGCGGGAAACCTGTCTTGTCTATGGCATGCCTTCTCGTCCGACCGAAGAAAAGCTCGTTCAGGAAAGTCTGTCCATCGAAGATATCGCCGCGCGCATCCGCTTTCTGCTCGGTGATTAAAACCGTATCGCACATAGAGAATACCAATGGATCATAAACAGCTTGTAAGCATCATACAGAACATGACGGGAGTATATCTCACCGACGATAAGATATACCTGCTCGACAGCCGCCTTCGCGATTTGATGAAGGAACACTCGTTACAGAACTACGACGAGGTCGCCGCCCGTCTGATCGGCGGGACCGACGAGAACTTCACGCATCGTCTCATCGATCAGATCACGACGCATGAAACGAAATTCTTTCGAGACGAAAGTATCTTCAACGCCCTCGTCGACCAGATGATTCCAGAATGGATGGATCGTCGGGGGATTTCGGCTTCGTCTCCGCGAAGCGAAACGCTGAGTATCTGGTCGGCCGCCTGCTCGACCGGCCAGGAGCCCTACTCTATTGCGATGATCATTCGCGATCGTTTTCCGTTGATTTATCCGAATCTGCGGATCACCGCAACCGACATAAGCCGGGATTCCGTTGAACGGGCGAAGGCCGGCTATTATACGAATTTCGAAATCCAGAGAGGCATGCCGCCTCATATGCTGACGAAATATTTCACGCAGGAAAAGGACGGCTACAGGATCACCAATGAGCTGAAAACGGGCATCGACTTTAAAACGCATAATCTTGTTTCTGATCCCTTTCCAGGACGATTCGATTTCATCTTCTGTCGCAACGTGCTCATCTATTTCGATGAAGCGACGCGAAAGACGATTCTCGTAAAGTTGAGGGATTCTCTCAAAGACGACGGCGCCCTCGTTCTCGGTTCATCCGAAAACCTGATCGGCTCCCTGCCCAACTATATCGTCCGCGAGGCCGGATTGGCCCGCTACTACGAATTCTCGACGCAGGTTACTTTTTTTAAGTAGAGGGCGTCCAATAAGGAAATATAGGCGACTGTATTCTGATTGCTCGGAGCAGATCGGCTTTTTTATTATCCAGTTCACAGGTACGGAGGAAATTGCATGGCAGCTCATATTCTGGCAGTCGATGATTCGGCGACAATGCGCGACATGGTGCGCGATACCCTGGAAACAGGCGGCTACGAGGTTACGCTGGCCGAACATGGTCAGGAAGGCGTCGATAAGTTCGCAGCGGGTAAATTCGATCTCATCATCGCCGATATCAACATGCCCGTTATGGACGGCATCACGATGATTCGCGAGATTCGCAAGTTAAACAGCGACGTTCCCATCATCACGTTGACGACCGAAGCCGAAGAGAGCATGAAGCAGAAAGGCCGCGAAGCCGGCGCCGATGGCTGGATCGTAAAGCCGTTCCGTCCCGCTCAGTTTCTCGACATCATCAAGCAGATCCTGGAAGATATGTAATTCATGTCGGCATCGAGCAAAAAGATCCTTCTGATTCACCCCGACATTCAGTGGCTGAAGCAGACCCGCGATTTTCTGCGAACAGAAGGTTTTATGACCTTCGCCACGCGCAGCCTCGGTATCGCTCTCGAGCTTCAGGCCCACCACCGGCCCGAGGTCATTCTTTTTGCTCTGAACCTCGGTCGTACAAACGGACAGGAGGTCATCAGCGCCCTGCATCATCAGGATGCTCATGCCGTTCTTGTCGTCCTTGTCGATGAAAAAGAAAAATCACGCCTTTCAGAACTTGCGCCCGGATCCTTCTTCGACGGCATCGTAACCCCCTGTGAGGGAAAGATTCTGCTCTCGCATCTGCGCGAGGCTCAGGTCTTCTATAAAGAGAAGAACTCCCTCTTTCAATACATGCAGGAATATCAGGATCGGGTGCAGGATCAGCTCGAATGGCTGATCTGGAAAGAGCAGAACAAACACGCCTATAAGGTTAAATACTCGAGGGCTCTGATCTCAAACATCCGCAATACGATCTTGCAGGGCATGGGCCTCGGCTCGCTCATCACGCGCATGGAATTGCTCGAGATGAAGATGAAAAAAGAAGACGGCTTTTACATCGTTCCACGCAAGGATTTCGACGGCATTCTCACCTCGGTGCATAACGTGCATCGCTGGCTTGAGAACATGGAAAAGATCAACAAGGCTCTTGATCTGAACTACTCCGTCGAAACGATCGAGCCCTCCGCCTTTCCCGATATCGTCGTTAAGGCCGTTCATGCCGTCGAAAAATTCAGGGCTATCAAGAACCACAAAATTGAGATGGGTGATTTAACGATCGAGCGCGCGATCAGCGGCAATGCCGACGCCCTGGGCCTGTGTATACGCGAGCTTTTGATCAACGCCTTCAAGTTTTCGCCCGAGGGCTCGACGATCGACATCGTACGATTCGAATCGCCGCGCGTCGTGCTTGTCGGTCTATTGAACGACATCCTCTCTATGGGTGGGGGCGTGACGGGCATTCCTGAAGGCTATGAGAATCAGATCTACGAGCCGTTTTACAAGCTCAACAACGTCTATGACGAACGCTTCTTTGACGAAGATTTCAGCATGGGAACGGGCCTGACGATCGTGCAGGGCGCCATGCAGCAGATGGGCGGTCGGGTTTTCTTGCATGAGATATCGGACCATTCCGGAGAAGAAGGGCGGCGACGGCGCATCATGGCCGAGCTTGTGATCAAGAAAAGCGCTCCCGAAGAATAGCGATGCAGGAAATCTTCACCTTTGAAAGCGCCGATCTCTTTCACAACCTCTGCGGTATCCAGGACCGACGCGTCACCGAACTTGAAGAGATGCTTGATGTGGAGTTGATTCCAC
This region of Leptonema illini DSM 21528 genomic DNA includes:
- the cheB gene encoding chemotaxis-specific protein-glutamate methyltransferase CheB — encoded protein: MNQTKKITVLIVDDSSTYRQFLRDALSTDERVEVVSIASNGRLALPRVRHYRPDFVILDHEMPEMTGIEALREIRHLHPAGKVIMFSSHTTEGARITIEALKEGAVDFVTKPDTGGRETPVEYIRRKLLSRIIELAEAVETVAPARPAAVKPHELARTDALPASFDVAAIGISTGGPVALRKLFQNFVRPPRGALLIVQHMPPVFTRQLAESLQAESNIPTVEAVDGMKIEPGTAYIAPGGFHLALERKADGVYARILDTEPENSCKPSVDVLFRHVAEVYRGRAVGIIMTGMGHDGHKGMIEMKKVGCYLIAQSRETCLVYGMPSRPTEEKLVQESLSIEDIAARIRFLLGD
- a CDS encoding CheR family methyltransferase, encoding MDHKQLVSIIQNMTGVYLTDDKIYLLDSRLRDLMKEHSLQNYDEVAARLIGGTDENFTHRLIDQITTHETKFFRDESIFNALVDQMIPEWMDRRGISASSPRSETLSIWSAACSTGQEPYSIAMIIRDRFPLIYPNLRITATDISRDSVERAKAGYYTNFEIQRGMPPHMLTKYFTQEKDGYRITNELKTGIDFKTHNLVSDPFPGRFDFIFCRNVLIYFDEATRKTILVKLRDSLKDDGALVLGSSENLIGSLPNYIVREAGLARYYEFSTQVTFFK
- a CDS encoding response regulator, with translation MAAHILAVDDSATMRDMVRDTLETGGYEVTLAEHGQEGVDKFAAGKFDLIIADINMPVMDGITMIREIRKLNSDVPIITLTTEAEESMKQKGREAGADGWIVKPFRPAQFLDIIKQILEDM
- a CDS encoding ATP-binding protein — encoded protein: MSASSKKILLIHPDIQWLKQTRDFLRTEGFMTFATRSLGIALELQAHHRPEVILFALNLGRTNGQEVISALHHQDAHAVLVVLVDEKEKSRLSELAPGSFFDGIVTPCEGKILLSHLREAQVFYKEKNSLFQYMQEYQDRVQDQLEWLIWKEQNKHAYKVKYSRALISNIRNTILQGMGLGSLITRMELLEMKMKKEDGFYIVPRKDFDGILTSVHNVHRWLENMEKINKALDLNYSVETIEPSAFPDIVVKAVHAVEKFRAIKNHKIEMGDLTIERAISGNADALGLCIRELLINAFKFSPEGSTIDIVRFESPRVVLVGLLNDILSMGGGVTGIPEGYENQIYEPFYKLNNVYDERFFDEDFSMGTGLTIVQGAMQQMGGRVFLHEISDHSGEEGRRRRIMAELVIKKSAPEE